In a single window of the Labeo rohita strain BAU-BD-2019 chromosome 23, IGBB_LRoh.1.0, whole genome shotgun sequence genome:
- the flnb gene encoding filamin-B isoform X2: MGDFKDSVTAAAINLADDAPWKKIQKNTFTRWCNEHLKSVEMQISDLKVDLSDGLILISLLEVLSHKRMFRKYHTRPTFRQLKLDNVSVALEFLDHEKVKLVSIDSKAIVDGNLKLILGLVWTLIQHYSISTPVWEDEANDSVSKLTPEMRLLGWIQNKVPKLPITNFSQDWQDGKALGALVDGLAPGLCPDWESWDTVHRVNNTKEAMQQADDWLGIPQLIAPEEILDPAVDEQSVMTYLSLFPKARLKPGAPLKPKKVPKPKACRATGRGLQSKGIRVGQLAQFKVDTHKAGPGNLEVNIRDPSGKKVSVTQKDAHEGVYTFEYTPTAAGDHTVDITWVGQHIAKSPFKVHVGSKAGPQKIRAWGPGLEEGTVGLSADFLVESVGADSGMLGFAIEGPSQAKIECDDHNDGSCLMRFWPTEAGEYAVHVTCDDEEIQDSPFMTSIRPKRKDFHPDKVKVEGSGVSQTGCIVNLRTAFIVDTRQAGEGELKVYVQRADGECVDVTVASEQTGVFVCSYIPSFLSKHTIAVAWGGVMVPGSPFIVTPCRIKITPCSPVWFKPDGSEMYFSDDEMDLDEDFPENVRPGGRGELVINIDSPSNIPTDATKVRAHGPGLKEGFLGEQAEFIIDTSGAGSGRLAIQVVGPCDVTLQCLDNQDGTCTVFYLPTEHGVYTINVLFDNSHITGSPFQAVIQKPTDPAKVLVGGTDLLQGKVGEPCIVNIDCEMAGYGAPSVQAVSDSGVIVQTEVKENEDGTYTAVYVPLTGGVYTLLLKCGGKVVPFRKVMVDPKVYKSHVKVSRKGVVIGERKADMCEVVANGLGLQKGLTGHPNVFCVNARSSVDDLDITVEGPSECQVTCRDSGEGMYNVEYTPSVPGDYKITITCGENNIPGSPFIASVNDASSTADSGICLQSGICVSANTDTHGTEVPETKYNGDGIYRSSPHPSVGDREFFIDPQSPSGSSSPIQFQVMSSCDQNTELPLAYGVNMAEIIVPGVKGGICGRTPQIFIIDCSSSGETPETVAVVRPDGSMELLELKNNGDGSYSVVYLPTMDGCHLLTVKFTNEDSFNRQFKFKVLPIDDTTEVNVSGPGLTSGMCVRAPQTFIVDCTSTRKVPQFIAIMTPNGLTETIEVEDNGDWTYTVNYTPSVEGLHSLMVKYAEDDSFCSPFKFHVLPVPDRHSDDKHRQGSRNGTPVFGLDLEAQVCVNTPQTFTIDASSTGEPPETVAVVTPDGKIKLLNASDNGDGTYLVSCSSSVKGSHSIMVKYASDDSFRSLLRFHAIPSNSGRSHKDVLNKEELLSQERSVHTPQTVANGCGVAPETVTTVRANAQNCAIKLTNVMDNEDETCAPNMEGSNSVIDEYSSEETMTSFSAFQADLTVENTEQICAQVPQSFKINCSKSGKPPECALMITPNGKAELPEVQKNADGTYSVKYSPSIEGLHSLMVKYADDDSYCNPLRFNVLPHSGRKDQHVTNTNEVCSGQLEEDVCAQTSPTCCNTSEAPEIDLLKANGTANLEVLNNENKINATKHKPSLEGPHSSAVRNLSEEDFQSHQPSFSHKPQGIQNKVEGRNVIPLGAINQAGFMSCDIVLPSDLSEDEITGEVITPSGKTAQPDMIDNKDGTISLKFEPSEEGLHQLLIKSSRNDLPELPLQYYVNSLANRSTVAYGHGLVYGIANETAAFTICQEDSASSELDITIEGPSEADVHCLDNEDGTCTVSYFPTEPGDYEIQIQHDDVPIRGSPFKAKIADGNVRRSQVKLGSAVDFTLDITEEDISQLSASIMSPTGNDVPCLLKTQPDSHLGVSFIPREAGEHLVSIIKDGEHVSNSPISLSISQAEIGDTSKVKAFGPGLHTGHTFCMSEFVVDTWDAGYGGLTVAIEGPSKVDVHTAELEHGTCNISYRPIKAGNYKISIKFSDEHIPGSPFTAVVTDCGLLRENITYNQKAAPIASIGSECSLAFKIPGTDAETLSAYVHEPSGSPVEAVIVATGSDTYAVSFLAKELGVYNVTVNQQGQTVPGWPLQYTVGPLGEGGYEKVQVWGQGLQKALASVPADFNIWSREAGAGTLSVSVEGPGKIVLHINDQLDGSCIVSYTAQEPGDYEVSVMFDEEHVSQSPFYVSVSAATDKSLTQGQNSSAIDHNQMCNSYEEPSLSDTEINTTSDSSAEPVFLSDASKVICHGPGLSKGFLGHKNTFYVDCSKAGRNLLFVGMHGPTIPCERVSIIHMGGHQYRINYAAKERGKYILAVKWGDEHIPGSPFHITVL; the protein is encoded by the exons ACAGTAAGGCCATAGTGGACGGGAACTTGAAGCTGATCCTTGGTCTAGTGTGGACCCTGATACAGCATTACTCCATCTCCACCCCAGTGTGGGAGGATGAGGCAAACGATTCTGTCTCCAAACTGACTCCAGAGATGCGGCTTCTGGGATGGATCCAAAACAAAGTCCCTAAGCTGCCGATCACTAACTTCAGCCAGGACTGGCAGGATGGCAAAGCCCTTGGTGCATTAGTGGATGGACTGGCACCAG GGTTATGTCCTGACTGGGAGAGCTGGGACACGGTGCATCGGGTGAACAACACTAAAGAAGCCATGCAACAGGCAGACGACTGGCTTGGAATTCCACAA CTCATAGCCCCAGAGGAGATTCTTGATCCAGCTGTGGATGAGCAGTCGGTGATGACGTACCTCTCACTTTTCCCCAAAGCCAGACTCAAACCTGGAGCTCCACTCAAGCCAAAGAAAG ttCCTAAACCCAAAGCCTGTCGTGCCACAGGTCGGGGACTACAGTCCAAAGGCATTAGAGTAGGTCAGCTGGCCCAGTTCAAGGTGGACACCCACAAAGCTGGTCCTGGAAATCTGGAAGTTAATATTAGAGACCCCA GTGGCAAGAAGGTGTCTGTCACACAGAAGGACGCACATGAGGGTGTGTATACCTTTGAATACACACCCACAGCTGCAGGAGATCACACAGTGGACATCACTTGGGTTGGTCAACACATTGCCAAAAG cCCATTTAAAGTCCATGTTGGTTCAAAGGCTGGACCACAGAAGATCCGGGCATGGGGACCAGGACTGGAGGAAGGGACAGTGGGCTTGTCAGCTGATTTCTTAGTGGAATCTGTTGGTGCAGATTCTGGCATGCTAG GTTTTGCCATTGAAGGTCCTTCTCAGGCAAAGATTGAGTGTGATGACCATAATGATGGCTCCTGCCTCATGCGGTTCTGGCCGACTGAAGCCGGTGAGTATGCTGTACACGTGACGTGTGATGACGAGGAAATCCAGGATAGTCCGTTCATGACCTCCATCAGACCTAAGAGAAAAGACTTCCACCCTGACAAG GTGAAAGTTGAAGGATCGGGTGTTTCCCAAACTGGCTGCATAGTGAATCTTCGAACTGCATTCATTGTAGATACCAGGCAAGCTGGCGAAGGAGAGCTTAAAGTTTATGTTCAG AGAGCAGATGGAGAGTGTGTGGATGTTACTGTTGCTTCTGAACAAACTGGTGTCTTTGTCTGCTCCTATATCCCTTCATTTCTCTCCAAACACACCATTGCTGTGGCTTGGGGAGGAGTCATGGTTCCCGGCAGTCCTTTTATT GTGACACCTTGCAGGATTAAGATTACACCATGTAGCCCAGTCTGGTTTAAACCAGATGGATCGgaaatgtatttttctg ATGATGAGATGGATCTTGATGAAGACTTTCCAGAGAACGTACGGCCTGGTGGCCGTGGAGAACTTGTTATAAACATAGATAGCCCGTCAAACATCCCAACAGATGCCACGAAG GTCAGGGCTCATGGTCCAGGCCTAAAAGAAGGTTTTCTTGGAGAACAGGCAGAGTTTATCATTGACACAAGCGGAGCAGGCAGTGGAAGACTTGCCATACAAGTAGTTGGACCCTGTGATGTTACACTACAATGTCTGGACAATCAAGATGGCACTTGTACAGTGTTTTACCTCCCCACAGAGCATGGGGTGTACacaataaatgttctttttgacAACTCTCACATAACTGGCTCTCCATTTCAGGCTGTTATACAAAAGCCCACTGACCCCGCTAAAGTTCTGGTAGGCGGCACTGATCTGCTACAGGGGAAAGTTGGTGAACCTTGCATTGTAAATATAGACTGTGAAATGGCAGGATACGGAGCTCCATCTGTGCAGGCTGTCTCTGACTCAGGAGTCATTGTCCAAACCGAAGTAAAGGAGAATGAGGACGGCACCTACACAGCTGTTTATGTGCCTTTAACTGGAGGCGTATATACGCTGCTTCTGAAATGTGGAGGAAAGGTGGTGCCCTTTCGTAAAGTTATGGTGGATCCAAAGGTCTACAAAAGCCATGTAAAAGTGAGCAGAAAAG GCGTTGTGATTGGTGAGCGGAAAGCTGACATGTGCGAAGTTGTTGCAAATGGTTTGGGTCTCCAAAAGGGCCTCACTGGACATCCTAATGTGTTTTGTGTAAACGCCAG ATCTTCAGTTGATGATCTGGACATAACAGTAGAGGGTCCGTCCGAGTGTCAGGTGACATGCAGAGACAGCGGTGAAGGCATGTATAATGTGGAATATACTCCTTCAGTGCCTGGTGACTATAAGATCACCATTACCTGTGGAGAAAACAACATTCCAG GAAGTCCATTTATTGCATCAGTGAATGATGCTTCAAGTACTGCAGACTCTGGAATCTGTCTGCAGTCAGGGATTTGTGTGTCTGCAAATACTGATACTCATg GTACTGAAGTGCCAGAGACCAAATACAATGGAGATGGGATTTACAGATCAAGTCCACATCCATCAGTGGGGGACAGAGAATTCTTCATAGATCCTCAGAGTCCTTCTGGAAGCAGCAG TCCCATCCAGTTCCAAGTGATGTCTAGCTGTGACCAGAATACAGAGCTTCCCTTAGCTTATGGTGTGAATATGGCAGAGATAATTGTTCCTGGAGTTAAAGGTGGAATTTGTGGTAGAACCCcccaaatttttattattgactGCAGTAGCAGTGGAGAAACACCAGAGACTGTTGCTGTGGTGAGACCTGATG GTTCCATGGAGCTTCTGGAGCTGAAAAACAATGGAGATGGCAGTTATAGTGTCGTCTATTTGCCCACCATGGACGGCTGTCATTTATTAACAGTAAAATTCACTAATGAGGACAGTTTTAATAG acaaTTTAAGTTTAAAGTGTTGCCAATAGATGACACTACTGAAGTTAATGTATCAGGTCCAGGTCTGACATCAGGAATGTGTGTCCGGGCTCCTCAAACATTTATTGTCGACTGCACCTCCACAAGAAAAGTTCCACAGTTTATTGCcataatgacaccaaatg GCTTGACTGAGACCATAGAGGTTGAAGACAATGGCGATTGGACATACACTGTGAACTACACTCCTTCAGTGGAAGGACTTCATTCTTTGATGGTCAAATATGCTGAAGATGATTCCTTTTGCAG TCCTTTCAAGTTTCATGTGTTGCCTGTGCCTGATCGTCATTCTGATGATAAACATCGCCAAGGCTCGAGGAATGGTACTCCAGTTTTTGGATTAGACTTAGAGgcacaagtgtgtgtaaacactCCGCAGACCTTCACAATTGATGCCAGTAGCACTGGAGAGCCGCCAGAGACTGTAGCTGTTGTTACGCCTGACG GAAAAATCAAGCTATTAAATGCATCAGACAATGGAGATGGAACATACTTGGTGTCATGCTCCTCTTCTGTTAAAGGATCTCACTCAATTATGGTCAAATATGCCAGTGATGATTCCTTTAGAAG CCTTCTCAGGTTTCATGCCATACCTTCTAACTCTGGTAGAAGTCATAAAGATGTCTTAAATAAAGAGGAACTTTTGAGTCAGGAGAGAAGTGTCCACACTCCTCAGACAGTTGCTAATGGTTGTGGTGTGGCACCAGAGACTGTAACCACAGTGAGAGCTAAcgctcagaact GTGCAATCAAACTTACAAATGTGATGGACAACGAAGATGAAACTTGCGCACCAAATATGGAGGGCTCTAATTCTGTAATAGATGAATACAGCAGTGAAGAGACTATGACAAG CTTCTCTGCGTTTCAGGCAGACTTGACAGTTGAAAATACAGAACAGATTTGTGCTCAAGTACCTCAGTCGTTCAAAATTAACTGTAGTAAATCCGGAAAGCCTCCTGAGTGTGCGCTGATGATCACCCCCAATG GAAAGGCTGAACTGCCGGAGGTTCAAAAAAACGCAGATGGGACTTACTCTGTGAAATACTCTCCCAGCATAGAAGGTCTTCATTCCTTAATGGTCAAATATGCTGATGATGATTCATATTGCAA TCCTCTGAGGTTTAATGTGCTGCCTCACTCTGGTAGGAAGGATCAACATGTAACCAATACAAATGAGGTTTGTAGTGGACAATTAGAGGAAGATGTTTGTGCTCAAACTTCCCCAACTTGCTGCAACACTAGTGAAGCCCCAGAGATTGACCTTCTGAAGGCCAACG GCACTGCAAATCTTGAAGTGTTAAATAATGAGAACAAGATCAATGCCACAAAGCACAAGCCCTCCCTTGAAGGCCCTCACTCCTCAGCTGTGAGAAATCTTAGTGAGGAGGATTTTCAAAG TCACCAGCCTTCATTTTCACACAAACCTCAAGGTATTCAAAACAAG GTTGAGGGCAGGAATGTAATTCCTCTTGGTGCCATTAATCAAGCAGGGTTTATGTCCTGTGATATAGTCCTGCCATCAGACTTGAGTGAAGATGAAATTACAG GTGAGGTGATCACGCCGTCTGGAAAGACAGCACAACCCGACATGATTGATAACAAAGACGGTACCATCAGTCTAAAGTTTGAACCATCAGAAGAGGGTCTTCACCAGCTACTAATTAAATCATCCAGAAATGATCTACCAG AACTTCCACTGCAGTATTATGTAAATAGTCTTGCTAATCGTAGCACAGTGGCCTATGGACATGGCCTTGTGTATGGAATTGCAAATGAGACGGCAGCATTCACCATCTGTCAGGAAGATTCAGCCTCGA GTGAACTGGACATCACAATTGAGGGCCCATCTGAGGCAGATGTGCACTGCTTGGACAATGAAGATGGCACTTGTACTGTCAGCTACTTCCCAACTGAGCCTGGAGATTATGAGATCCAAATTCAACATGATGACGTGCCTATCCGAGGTAGTCCTTTCAAGGCCAAAATCGCTG ATGGAAATGTGAGAAGGTCACAGGTAAAACTGGGCAGTGCAGTTGACTTTACCCTGGACATCACTGAAGAAGATATTAGCCAGCTCTCCGCCAGCATCATGTCACCCACGGGCAATGATGTACCCTGTTTGCTGAAAACACAACCTGACAGCCATCTCG GTGTATCATTCATCCCTAGAGAGGCTGGTGAGCATCTGGTCAGCATCATCAAGGACGGTGAGCATGTGAGCAACAGTCCCATCTCTCTTTCCATCAGTCAGGCGGAGATAGGAGATACCAGCAAGGTGAAGGCCTTCGGCCCAGGTTTACATACAGGGCACACCTTCTGcatgtctgaatttgtggtggacACTTGGGATGCAG GATATGGTGGGCTAACGGTTGCAATTGAGGGTCCCAGTAAAGTAGACGTTCACACTGCAGAGCTGGAGCATGGAACCTGCAATATATCGTACCGCCCAATCAAGGCTGGGAATTACAAAATTTCCATTAAATTCTCAGATGAGCACATTCCAG GGAGTCCTTTTACAGCTGTGGTGACAGACTGTGGGCTTTTGAGAGAGAACATCACGTACAACCAGAAAGCGGCTCCAATTGCCAGCATTGGAAGTGAATGCAGCTTAGCCTTTAAAATCCCAG GTACTGATGCTGAGACTCTGTCTGCTTATGTGCATGAGCCATCAGGAAGTCCAGTAGAGGCTGTGATTGTTGCTACAGGCAGTGACACCTATGCAGTGAGCTTTCTAGCAAAAGAGCTGGGAGTTTATAATGTGACTGTGAATCAGCAAGGACAGACAGTCCCTGGCTGGCCACTTCAGTACACCGTCGGCCCACTTGGAGAGGGAGGATATGAAAAGGTCCAGGTGTGGGGGCAAGGCCTTCAAAAAGCTCTAGCAAGTGTTCCAG CTGACTTTAATATTTGGTCCCGTGAAGCCGGAGCAGGAACTCTGTCTGTCTCAGTAGAGGGTCCTGGAAAGATTGTGCTCCACATTAACGATCAGCTGGATGGATCTTGCATTGTGTCCTACACGGCTCAAGAGCCTG GTGACTATGAGGTTTCAGTCATGTTCGATGAGGAGCATGTTTCTCAAAGCCCTTTCTATGTGTCTGTCAGTGCCGCCACAGATAAGAGTCTCACACAAGGACAAAACAGCTCTG CCATAGATCATAATCAGATGTGTAACAGTTATGAGGAACCCTCTCTGTCAGACACGGAGATAAACACAACATCTGACAGCAGTGCTGAGCCAGTTTTCCTGTCTGACGCTAGTAAAGTCATCTGCCATGGCCCAGGCCTGAGTAAGGGCTTTCTGGgacacaaaaacactttttatgtGGACTGCAGTAAAGCTG GACGAAACCTGCTCTTTGTCGGCATGCATGGCCCCACCATCCCCTGCGAGCGGGTGTCGATCATTCACATGGGCGGACATCAGTACAGGATCAATTATGCTGCGAAAGAAAGAGGAAAATACATATTAGCAGTGAAGTGGGGAGATGAACACATTCCAGGATCTCCTTTCCATATTACTGTTCTGTGA